From Ptychodera flava strain L36383 chromosome 2, AS_Pfla_20210202, whole genome shotgun sequence, the proteins below share one genomic window:
- the LOC139115950 gene encoding uncharacterized protein → MPWHHYNPDYSTIDPLRPIKGICGFTREIIVALIANIESAEWRRCEEGPPEHPRASTTDDVEGFFSLIHSMLGPVFDHKTFRDNYKKICNEFTKRVDPDLPYYYWTGSDSRFNMGPLPSFNQPSGDVERLDRVQIRRRADPAVFHANRASVPRRGSLTVRAQFFQNPEQLPPISLTL, encoded by the exons ATGCCCTGGCATCATTACAATCCAGACTACAGTACTATTGATCCTCTAAG ACCAATAAAGGGTATATGTGGATTTACCAGAGAAATCATAGTGGCTTTGATTGCCAACATCGAAAGTGCAGAATGGAGACGTTGTGAAGAAGGGCCACCAGAACACCCAAGAGCCAGTACAACTGATGACGTGGAGGGATTTTTCTCTCTCATTCATTCAATGTTGGGTCCAGTGTTTGACCACAAGACTTTCCGTGATAATTACAA aaaaataTGTAATGAATTTACGAAAAGAGTCGACCCAGATTTACCATATTACTATTGGACTGGGAGTGATTCACGGTTCAACATGGGGCCACTGCCTTCTTTCAACCAACCATCAGGAGATGTGGAAAGACTTGACCGTGTCCAGATTAGAAGGCGAGCTGATCCTGCTGTTTTCCATGCCAACAGGGCATCAGTGCCACGCAGAGGATCACTAACAGTGCGCGCACAATTTTTTCAGAACCCAGAACAGTTGCCACCAATTTCATTGACTTTGTAG